The following are encoded together in the Trichomycterus rosablanca isolate fTriRos1 chromosome 19, fTriRos1.hap1, whole genome shotgun sequence genome:
- the lemd1 gene encoding LEM domain-containing protein 1 isoform X1, translated as MPVFMQNPAQFSIERLKSELISHRVKLPPVGSEKNVYVELYMKHVGNNNSPDFSSDEEEQVYNGNEEENEEEEEDYDDDRRDDSDMVDLSSLTDDQLKCKLLQYGVKPGPIVGSTRALYERKLQRLMTHDSQHSVNNKAGIGKYSDSEEEEEEEEDEDESGSEQQGPDSVSHTTSKQNKIENRLSPQSKLKDTERRSSQTPVKNAAQWDVQHLGKNGTTNMSLYLTPECLPHKKQTTTITPATEEVTDILTELFPDAAVTPTGITATKRRAIKGAAGRPVQFKYPETPMSPTTLERREIQQRLVPLWVQLVVFLFVVALLYFIYILMEEQSENPFSSLLNQDTLNQEPINNELDLTSSSAAPEINTRD; from the exons ATGCCGGTGTTTATGCAGAATCCTGCTCAGTTCTCTATAGAGCGCCTGAAATCGGAGTTAATTTCTCATCGTGTGAAATTGCCTCCTGTAGGCAGTGAGAAAAACGTGTATGTGGAGCTTTATATGAAACATGTCGGCAATAACAACAGCCCTGATTTCTCTAGTGATGAGGAGGAGCAGGTTTACAATGGAAAT GAGGAAGAAaacgaagaagaagaagaagactaCGACGACGACAGAAGAGACGATTCGGACATGGTGGACCTGAGCTCACTGACTGACGATCAGTTAAAATGCAAACTTCTCCAGTATGGAGTTAAACCTGGACCAATTGTAG GTAGCACTAGAGCACTGTATGAAAGAAAGCTGCAAAGACTGATGACTCATGACTCACAGCACAGTGTCAACAATAAAGCTGGTATTGGAAAATACTCTGACagtgaggaggaggaagaagaggaggaagatgaagatgagtctg GATCAGAACAGCAGGGCCCAGACAGTGTCTCACATACTACGAGTAAACAGAATAAG ATTGAGAACAGACTAAGTCCTCAGTCGAAGCTCAAAGACACGGAGCGAAGGTCTAGCCAAACCCCAGTGAAAAACGCAGCACAATGG GATGTTCAGCATCTCGGCAAAAACGGCACGACCAATATGTCTCTTTATCTCACCCCAGAGTGCTTgcctcataagaaacaaacaacaacaataacaccaGCTACT GAAGAAGTGACTGATATCCTGACAGAGTTGTTTCCAGATGCTGCAGTTACTCCTACTGGAATCAC TGCCACGAAGAGACGTGCCATAAAAGGGGCAGCAGGTCGACCTGTTCAGTTTAAATACCCAGAAACCCCAATGAGTCCCACCACACTGGAGAGACGGGAGATCCAGCAGCGTCTGGTGCCACTATGGGTGCAGCTTGTAgtctttctttttgttgtggctctcctttactttatttacatcTTGATGGAGGAGCAGTCAGAGAATCCTTTCAGCTCACTGTTAAATCAGGACACTTTAAATCAGGAGCCGATCAACAATGAACTTGACCTTACCTCCAGCTCAGCAGCTCCAGAGATAAACACCAGAGACTGA
- the lemd1 gene encoding LEM domain-containing protein 1 isoform X2 encodes MPVFMQNPAQFSIERLKSELISHRVKLPPVGSEKNVYVELYMKHVGNNNSPDFSSDEEEQVYNGNEEENEEEEEDYDDDRRDDSDMVDLSSLTDDQLKCKLLQYGVKPGPIVGSTRALYERKLQRLMTHDSQHSVNNKAGIGKYSDSEEEEEEEEDEDESGSEQQGPDSVSHTTSKQNKIENRLSPQSKLKDTERRSSQTPVKNAAQWEEVTDILTELFPDAAVTPTGITATKRRAIKGAAGRPVQFKYPETPMSPTTLERREIQQRLVPLWVQLVVFLFVVALLYFIYILMEEQSENPFSSLLNQDTLNQEPINNELDLTSSSAAPEINTRD; translated from the exons ATGCCGGTGTTTATGCAGAATCCTGCTCAGTTCTCTATAGAGCGCCTGAAATCGGAGTTAATTTCTCATCGTGTGAAATTGCCTCCTGTAGGCAGTGAGAAAAACGTGTATGTGGAGCTTTATATGAAACATGTCGGCAATAACAACAGCCCTGATTTCTCTAGTGATGAGGAGGAGCAGGTTTACAATGGAAAT GAGGAAGAAaacgaagaagaagaagaagactaCGACGACGACAGAAGAGACGATTCGGACATGGTGGACCTGAGCTCACTGACTGACGATCAGTTAAAATGCAAACTTCTCCAGTATGGAGTTAAACCTGGACCAATTGTAG GTAGCACTAGAGCACTGTATGAAAGAAAGCTGCAAAGACTGATGACTCATGACTCACAGCACAGTGTCAACAATAAAGCTGGTATTGGAAAATACTCTGACagtgaggaggaggaagaagaggaggaagatgaagatgagtctg GATCAGAACAGCAGGGCCCAGACAGTGTCTCACATACTACGAGTAAACAGAATAAG ATTGAGAACAGACTAAGTCCTCAGTCGAAGCTCAAAGACACGGAGCGAAGGTCTAGCCAAACCCCAGTGAAAAACGCAGCACAATGG GAAGAAGTGACTGATATCCTGACAGAGTTGTTTCCAGATGCTGCAGTTACTCCTACTGGAATCAC TGCCACGAAGAGACGTGCCATAAAAGGGGCAGCAGGTCGACCTGTTCAGTTTAAATACCCAGAAACCCCAATGAGTCCCACCACACTGGAGAGACGGGAGATCCAGCAGCGTCTGGTGCCACTATGGGTGCAGCTTGTAgtctttctttttgttgtggctctcctttactttatttacatcTTGATGGAGGAGCAGTCAGAGAATCCTTTCAGCTCACTGTTAAATCAGGACACTTTAAATCAGGAGCCGATCAACAATGAACTTGACCTTACCTCCAGCTCAGCAGCTCCAGAGATAAACACCAGAGACTGA
- the lemd1 gene encoding LEM domain-containing protein 1 isoform X3, with protein MPVFMQNPAQFSIERLKSELISHRVKLPPVGSEKNVYVELYMKHVGNNNSPDFSSDEEEQVYNGNEEENEEEEEDYDDDRRDDSDMVDLSSLTDDQLKCKLLQYGVKPGPIVGSTRALYERKLQRLMTHDSQHSVNNKAGIGKYSDSEEEEEEEEDEDESGSEQQGPDSVSHTTSKQNKEEVTDILTELFPDAAVTPTGITATKRRAIKGAAGRPVQFKYPETPMSPTTLERREIQQRLVPLWVQLVVFLFVVALLYFIYILMEEQSENPFSSLLNQDTLNQEPINNELDLTSSSAAPEINTRD; from the exons ATGCCGGTGTTTATGCAGAATCCTGCTCAGTTCTCTATAGAGCGCCTGAAATCGGAGTTAATTTCTCATCGTGTGAAATTGCCTCCTGTAGGCAGTGAGAAAAACGTGTATGTGGAGCTTTATATGAAACATGTCGGCAATAACAACAGCCCTGATTTCTCTAGTGATGAGGAGGAGCAGGTTTACAATGGAAAT GAGGAAGAAaacgaagaagaagaagaagactaCGACGACGACAGAAGAGACGATTCGGACATGGTGGACCTGAGCTCACTGACTGACGATCAGTTAAAATGCAAACTTCTCCAGTATGGAGTTAAACCTGGACCAATTGTAG GTAGCACTAGAGCACTGTATGAAAGAAAGCTGCAAAGACTGATGACTCATGACTCACAGCACAGTGTCAACAATAAAGCTGGTATTGGAAAATACTCTGACagtgaggaggaggaagaagaggaggaagatgaagatgagtctg GATCAGAACAGCAGGGCCCAGACAGTGTCTCACATACTACGAGTAAACAGAATAAG GAAGAAGTGACTGATATCCTGACAGAGTTGTTTCCAGATGCTGCAGTTACTCCTACTGGAATCAC TGCCACGAAGAGACGTGCCATAAAAGGGGCAGCAGGTCGACCTGTTCAGTTTAAATACCCAGAAACCCCAATGAGTCCCACCACACTGGAGAGACGGGAGATCCAGCAGCGTCTGGTGCCACTATGGGTGCAGCTTGTAgtctttctttttgttgtggctctcctttactttatttacatcTTGATGGAGGAGCAGTCAGAGAATCCTTTCAGCTCACTGTTAAATCAGGACACTTTAAATCAGGAGCCGATCAACAATGAACTTGACCTTACCTCCAGCTCAGCAGCTCCAGAGATAAACACCAGAGACTGA